In one Phyllostomus discolor isolate MPI-MPIP mPhyDis1 chromosome 8, mPhyDis1.pri.v3, whole genome shotgun sequence genomic region, the following are encoded:
- the RNASEH2A gene encoding ribonuclease H2 subunit A isoform X1 → MDLGKLETDNTGRCRLNSPVPSVCRKEPCVLGVDEAGRGPVLGPMVYAICYCPLSRLADLEALKVADSKTLTESERDRLFAKMEEDGDFVGWALDVLSPNLISTSMLGRVKYNLNSLSHDTATGLVQFAMDQGVKVAQVFVDTVGLPETYQERLQQRFPSIEVTVKAKADALYPVVSAASICAKVARDQAVKNWKFVEKLKDLDTDYGSGYPNDPKTKAWLRKHVEPVFGFPQFVRFSWRTAQSILEKEAEDVMWEDLSTGDQEGLGRITSYFRESPRNRPRLSHRYFQERGLESATSL, encoded by the exons ATGGATCTCGGAAAACTGGAGACAGACAATACGGGGCGCTGTCGTCTGAACTCACCTGTGCCCTCAGTGTGTCGCAAGGAGCCGTGCGTCCTGGGTGTCGATGAAGCGGGCCGGGGCCCGGTGCTGG GCCCCATGGTCTATGCCATTTGTTATTGTCCTCTGTCACGCCTGGCAGATCTGGAGGCCCTGAAAGTGGCAG ACTCAAAGACCCTGACGGAGAGCGAGCGGGACAGGCTTTTTGCGAAAATGGAGGAGGATGGGGACTTTGTGGGCTGGGCACTGGACGTGCTGTCTCCAAATCTCATCTCTACCAGCATGCTTGGGCG GGTCAAATACAACCTGAACTCTCTGTCCCATGATACAGCCACTGGGCTGGTTCAGTTTGCGATGGACCAGGGTGTGAAAGTTGCTCAG GTATTTGTGGACACTGTGGGACTGCCAGAGACATACCAGGAGCGGCTGCAGCAACGTTTTCCCAGCATTGAGGTGACAGTCAAGGCCAAGGCAGATGCCCTCTACCCCGTGGTCAGTGCTGCCAGCATCTgtgccaag GTGGCCCGAGACCAGGCCGTGAAGAACTGGAAATTTGTGGAAAAACTAAAGGATCTGGACACCGATTATGGCTCAGGCTACCCCAATG ATCCTAAGACAAAAGCATGGTTGAGAAAGCATGTGGAGCCCGTGTTCGGCTTTCCCCAGTTTGTCCGGTTCAGTTGGCGCACAGCCCAGAGCATCCtggagaaggaagcagaagaTGTTATGTG GGAGGACTTGTCGACAGGGGATCAGGAGGGACTAGGGAGGATCACATCCTATTTCAGGGAAAGCCCTCGAAACCGCCCGCGCCTGTCCCACCGGTACTTCCAAGAGCGTGGCCTAGAGTCAGCCACCAGTCTCTAG
- the RNASEH2A gene encoding ribonuclease H2 subunit A isoform X2, whose amino-acid sequence MVYAICYCPLSRLADLEALKVADSKTLTESERDRLFAKMEEDGDFVGWALDVLSPNLISTSMLGRVKYNLNSLSHDTATGLVQFAMDQGVKVAQVFVDTVGLPETYQERLQQRFPSIEVTVKAKADALYPVVSAASICAKVARDQAVKNWKFVEKLKDLDTDYGSGYPNDPKTKAWLRKHVEPVFGFPQFVRFSWRTAQSILEKEAEDVMWEDLSTGDQEGLGRITSYFRESPRNRPRLSHRYFQERGLESATSL is encoded by the exons ATGGTCTATGCCATTTGTTATTGTCCTCTGTCACGCCTGGCAGATCTGGAGGCCCTGAAAGTGGCAG ACTCAAAGACCCTGACGGAGAGCGAGCGGGACAGGCTTTTTGCGAAAATGGAGGAGGATGGGGACTTTGTGGGCTGGGCACTGGACGTGCTGTCTCCAAATCTCATCTCTACCAGCATGCTTGGGCG GGTCAAATACAACCTGAACTCTCTGTCCCATGATACAGCCACTGGGCTGGTTCAGTTTGCGATGGACCAGGGTGTGAAAGTTGCTCAG GTATTTGTGGACACTGTGGGACTGCCAGAGACATACCAGGAGCGGCTGCAGCAACGTTTTCCCAGCATTGAGGTGACAGTCAAGGCCAAGGCAGATGCCCTCTACCCCGTGGTCAGTGCTGCCAGCATCTgtgccaag GTGGCCCGAGACCAGGCCGTGAAGAACTGGAAATTTGTGGAAAAACTAAAGGATCTGGACACCGATTATGGCTCAGGCTACCCCAATG ATCCTAAGACAAAAGCATGGTTGAGAAAGCATGTGGAGCCCGTGTTCGGCTTTCCCCAGTTTGTCCGGTTCAGTTGGCGCACAGCCCAGAGCATCCtggagaaggaagcagaagaTGTTATGTG GGAGGACTTGTCGACAGGGGATCAGGAGGGACTAGGGAGGATCACATCCTATTTCAGGGAAAGCCCTCGAAACCGCCCGCGCCTGTCCCACCGGTACTTCCAAGAGCGTGGCCTAGAGTCAGCCACCAGTCTCTAG
- the LOC114503688 gene encoding thrombospondin type-1 domain-containing protein 8-like, with product MARSPAALLLSPLIFLLLTTPVQVSPDYHYFGDQGEGDTWEQLRLQFQGKDAEDSILGPWGKWRCLCDLGKQERSREVLGTAPGPVFMDRENLVQVRPCRQRDCSSCKPIDCDWRP from the exons ATGGCCCGGAGCCCAGCTGCGCTACTGCTGTCGCCTCTGATATTCCTGCTGCTGACAACGCCTGTCCAGGTCTCCCCCGACTACCATTACTTTGGCGATCAGGGAGAAGGAGACACCTGGGAGCAGTTACGGCTGCAGTTTCAGGGGAAAG ACGCGGAGGACTCGATCCTTGGCCCGTGGGGAAAGTGGCGCTGTCTTTGCGACCTGGGCAAGCAGGAGCGCAGCCGTGAGGTGCTGGGCACAGCGCCGGGCCCAGTGTTCATGGACCGCGAGAACCTAGTGCAGGTGCGGCCCTGCAGGCAACGGGACTGTTCATCCTGCAAGCCGATCGACTGCGACTGGAGGCCCTGA
- the PRDX2 gene encoding peroxiredoxin-2: MASGNAHIGKPAPDFQATAVVDGAFKEVKLSDYRGKYVVLFFYPLDFTFVCPTEIIAFSEHAEDFRKLGCEVLGVSVDSQFTHLAWINTPRKEGGLGPLNIPLLADVTRSLSHDYGVLKKDEGIAYRGLFIIDGKGVLRQITVNDLPVGRSVDEALRLVQAFQYTDEHGEVCPAGWKPGSDTIKPNVDDSKEYFSKHN; encoded by the exons ATGGCCTCCGGAAACGCTCACATCGGAAAGCCCGCCCCGGACTTCCAGGCCACCGCCGTAGTGGATGGCGCCTTCAAGGAGGTGAAGCTTTCAGACTACAGAG GCAAATATGTGGTCCTCTTTTTCTACCCTTTGGACTTCACTTTTGTGTGCCCCACGGAGATCATCGCTTTCAGCGAGCATGCCGAGGACTTCCGCAAGTTGGGCTGCGAGGTGCTGGGGGTCTCTGTCGACTCGCAGTTCACCCACCTGGCTTG gatTAACACCCCCCGGAAGGAGGGAGGCTTGGGCCCTCTGAATATCCCCCTGCTGGCTGATGTAACCAGAAGCTTGTCCCATGATTATGGCGTGCTGAAGAAAGATGAGGGGATTGCCTACAG GGGCCTCTTTATCATCGATGGCAAAGGTGTCCTTCGCCAGATCACTGTCAATGATTTGCCTGTGGGGCGCTCTGTGGATGAGGCTCTTCGGCTGGTTCAGGCCTTTCAGTATACCGATGAGCATGGGGAAG TCTGTCCTGCTGGCTGGAAGCCAGGGAGTGACACGATCAAGCCCAATGTGGATGATAGCAAGGAATACTTCTCCAAACACAACTAG